The nucleotide sequence CCGCTTCTCGTCATCGCCTGCCTCACCGTATTCTCCTTCGCCCTGGAGCCGCTCGGCTTCCTGCTGTCGTCGATCCCGCTCATGCTGGTGCTGCTGCGCGTGATTGATCCCGTGCGCTGGACCCTCGCGATCCCGGTCGCCGTGCTGGTGCCATCAGGCATGTGGTGGGTGCTCAAGCGCCTGCTGCTGATTCAACTGCCCTCAGGCCTGTTCGGGATCGGCTGATCGCATGGAGACGCTCGTCAACGTCGCGCATGGGTTCGGCGTCGCGCTGCTGCCGATCAACCTGCTCTACTGCTTCATCGGCGTCTTCATCGGAACGCTGGTCGGCGTGCTGCCCGGCATCGGGCCGATCTCGGCGATGTCGCTGCTGCTGCCCGTGACGCTGTCGGGCACGCCGGAATCCGGCATCATCATGATGGCCGGCATTTACTACGGCTCGATGTATGGCGGCTCGACCACGTCGATCCTGGTCAACATCCCCGGCGAAGCGGCCTCGGTCGTCACCTGCATCGACGGCCACCAGATGGCGAAGCAGGGCCGCGCCGGCCCCGCGCTCGGCATCTCCGCGTTCGGCTCCTTCATCGCCGGCACGTTCGCGCTGGTCGCCTTGATGCTGGTGGCGCCGAGACTCGCCAGCATCGCGATCGCATTCGGGCCAGCCGAGTATTTCAGCCTGATGGTGCTCGGCCTCGTCGTACTCACCTTCCTCACCCAGGGATCGATGCCGAAGGCGCTGCTGATGGCCTGCATCGGCGTCGTGCTGGGACTGATCGGGCTCGACAGCATCACGGCGCAGCCGCGGCTGACTTTCGGCCGCATGGAGCTGATCGACGGCATCGGCCTGGTGCCTGTCGTGATGGGCCTGTTCGGCGTCGCCGAGGTGCTGCTCAATACCGAGCAGGCCATCAAGCGCGACATCATCAATGCCAAGATCACCCAGCTTCTGCCCAACAAGGCCGACTGGCAGGCGAGCGCCGGCCCGGTGGCGCGCGGCACGCTGCTCGGATTCCTGCTCGGCATTCTGCCGGGGGGCGGCGCGGTGGTGGCCTCGTTCGCATCCTATGCGCTGGAGAAAAGGCTATCGAAATCGCCGGAGCGTTTTGGCCATGGCGCGATCGAGGGCGTCGCGGGGCCCGAATCCGCCAACAACGCGGCGGCCGGCGGCGCATTCATTCCGCTGATGACGCTTGGCATCCCGCCGAACGTGGTGATGGCGCTGCTACTCGGGGCCTTCGTCATCCACGGCCTTCAGCCCGGACCGCTGCTGATCACGCAAAACCCCGGCCTGTTCTGGGGCATCGTCGCCAGCATGTATATCGGCAACGTCATGCTGCTGATCCTCAATCTGCCGATGATCGGCATGTGGGTGCAGCTACTCAAATTGCCCTACAACATTCTCTTTCCGCTGATCATCCTGTTCACGATCCTCGGCGTGTACTGCTCGAGCAACAACGTGTTCGACGTCTATGTGATGATTGCGTTCGGGATCATCGGCTATTTCATGCGCAAGCTCGGCTACGAGCCGGCGCCGCTGGTGCTCGCCTTCGTGCTCGGACCGATGCTGGAGAACAATCTGCGCAAGTCGCTGATCCTGTCGCAGGGCGATCTCTGGACCTTCGTGCAGCGGCCGATCTCGGCGGCGTGTCTTGCGCTGGCGATGGTGTTGCTGATCGCGCCCCTGCTGCCCGCGCTGCGCAAGAAGCGCGAGCTGGTGGCGCTGGACGAGGGGGCGTGAGGAGATCCCGTAGGGTGGGCAAAGGCGCGCATGCGCCGTGCCCACGATCTGCCTGGGTTGGAGAGAGGTGATGGGCACGCTTCGCTTTGCCCACCCTACGACACCTACGGTGTCTCAGCCCGCCGCAGGCAGCGCATTATCCGGCGGCGCGCTCCACGGGCGGTCGGCTGAAGCCAGCCCGATCAACCTGCCCTGGATGTAGTCGCAGCCCCAGTCGCGCAGCATGTTTGCGGCCTCTTCGTCCTGCACCCATTCGGCCACGGTCTTGATGTCGAGCCGGCGGGCAAGGTCGATCAGGGTCTGCACGAAGGCGCGGTCGTCGGCGGAACGGGTGATGT is from Bradyrhizobium xenonodulans and encodes:
- a CDS encoding tripartite tricarboxylate transporter permease — encoded protein: METLVNVAHGFGVALLPINLLYCFIGVFIGTLVGVLPGIGPISAMSLLLPVTLSGTPESGIIMMAGIYYGSMYGGSTTSILVNIPGEAASVVTCIDGHQMAKQGRAGPALGISAFGSFIAGTFALVALMLVAPRLASIAIAFGPAEYFSLMVLGLVVLTFLTQGSMPKALLMACIGVVLGLIGLDSITAQPRLTFGRMELIDGIGLVPVVMGLFGVAEVLLNTEQAIKRDIINAKITQLLPNKADWQASAGPVARGTLLGFLLGILPGGGAVVASFASYALEKRLSKSPERFGHGAIEGVAGPESANNAAAGGAFIPLMTLGIPPNVVMALLLGAFVIHGLQPGPLLITQNPGLFWGIVASMYIGNVMLLILNLPMIGMWVQLLKLPYNILFPLIILFTILGVYCSSNNVFDVYVMIAFGIIGYFMRKLGYEPAPLVLAFVLGPMLENNLRKSLILSQGDLWTFVQRPISAACLALAMVLLIAPLLPALRKKRELVALDEGA